In Coregonus clupeaformis isolate EN_2021a chromosome 7, ASM2061545v1, whole genome shotgun sequence, one genomic interval encodes:
- the LOC121569805 gene encoding uncharacterized protein LOC121569805, translated as MYSVDDLLISHGYKLPQNTSTAPPAASPTPPSSYDNKRYGDPSSCRQEILESRSSGGHGTVNGYELQSGPGVYVYSNSTSRQPQPPAPTKGGRDRNSQPQKREAESGNQGDAHSLGDSLTTDSGFDEGPRGVYYHPRGPRDVSYWRRRGQDFSVLLDYADFREPRGGGNNSRTEGVQQQQRQEVPPEDCQQRERQCWAAQSQAQARSRQREAALQQWRMTTVERKCQSLGTDEWRPTVVSFACQLSDSEGETWSQAQEQYLQQRHLRIPDGAVVGMGPRSEGKAQSLPRMLQPDSLQYVDMSGSIWSGPGQDVYRRVNGHPGSHHDPYSRYNHDQAGAGNRDRWPENDSRPSSQVSMASQVSKVSQASQVPKVRFSRPLRPPSYEVHQQTRGSSETLSGDPAAASTPQPQARDRTPLPHPRIGDPNLDYCTHDGGSGTEPPGYIPPPSYPPKRAPRPMRGGHGGHRGYGEVPVNYRYHQLYQQQQKQQMRGTPDPWFGSRHTGGGGSWPEPHRERSVPHRKMHYPGYSKQQHQPGLGPGVQYIPFDDPRVRHVSGGGNSSLGGGGNSMTDADKIRHIRNFTSSELPSVTVSDHSSDDSAFLSSTSKGALPPLASTPDLASLMPLRSASDYDNDNNRWQQQQQHCDLHKETGSLDNFPAATSQNCNRYNHKPNQGGPSAFQPPAPAPSVRHSSSSDQGFSETTITQVKKIVPGDSGVDNNNRNSKKKSHSETIFCLVSIPIHMQQTNKDSAADQNNNEKMPASLPSILPIVSVIATEDNQNTVVQSKSENSQSLCSKSLSDMGLKPPSHTSSFTSMRSTRKGPLRKEIVDTWSLQASADKELCYAGSWPGDQYRNQETQTSSPVVVKDPGGTGGTGQPQSPPGGQGQGGQPGQETGHPASDTTMDSGVGTDCSSGSYGVDYPMKGQKNLHPSCNSAFSRLSISPVQSLSLPPQPPPSGPGDGRDQQTSTSRKTGTTTTTSNTTKPPVNASANSQGQVAFGQFLLKPVSRRPWDAIEELESFNKAAGVDLDQVQKKQKVQPRRPSVDQCIDDLDEVYRNIMELSGEDTQQQQHQHIASPHLDPERETVSLPDQRLNNKPNINIPTIRPRLDSWGPGSTIDPDYREVRSAFSRPQPQSRTSILRLKREDMVPTATLTEPTGFRDYNSHNAHGDPRVTYDSRLTYRQDQEQDIPVAKESLLRDVGLTVYTEAPGGPVEQGQHCGPPFTLITPLDHKELCQNVQLSRESRDRAFLTKNNQVEVVDISDGNNKEELGSTKVVEGGRKVKMDNVPIVPPRFRGHEPNLNIRRTRSENSRSPRGEGSQGMPHTGRLTREAAFAFKDDDYRYSDSSDPLSWRNEATLADIHLETLLIKEKANTMPTEDLSNLYEVKCAKGIPENETMEQRAARILGIDVAPDSLQGMVQQREEEKREEEQREEEASLQGVVEEREDNRQEYREDEGETVKGETQEHRDNTEIESETQELSPEGAHAVESLGVVEQKEEEHRDNPENEDKTLIGETLEHSPDEDRDTQHVRRQYEQVMKVQVSMVTLGEETTEEEETGGGPSKDDSLSVCEDKHDGGDRESQSHSSMVLDLPEFPPSSLPLSLPVTPDEELALSLLSVGGGGERKGHIGGASPRLSSSTSPGCTESMAHMDEVFSVSCVLIRSLDSGEAEAEQEKDEGMSQAEKKREREEMEEDELRIESEPEGKEIDRADKREDDRRVSGEEKELEEELKIEEKEQELTIKVEKELKVRMEEEKRESQEEEEREAHEEEKEPEVKREEERSKKSDEEQQQEVRPELVSRPVKPPLLPKPVPMPRSGTVAKREITLPLSFSVSSCGSSTTLEDDELLLESYDPSRVERV; from the exons ATGTACAGTGTGGATGACCTGCTCATCTCGCATGGATACAAACTGCCCCAAAACACTTCTACCGCCCCTCCTGCTGCCTCCCCCACGCCCCCGTCCTCTTACGATAACAAGCGTTACGGTGACCCGTCCTCCTGCCGCCAGGAAATCTTAGAGAGCCGGTCCAGTGGTGGTCATGGAACAGTGAATGGGTATGAGCTACAGTCTGGGCCAGGGGTCTATGTGTACAGCAACAGCACCAGCAGGCAGCCCCAGCCACCAGCCCCAACCAAAGGCGGGAGGGACAGGAACAGCCAACCACAGAAGAGGGAAGCCGAAAGCGGTAACCAAGGTGACGCGCATTCCTTGGGCGATTCTCTCACGACAGATAGCGG gTTCGATGAGGGGCCCAGAGGGGTGTATTATCATCCTAGGGGCCCCAGAGACGTGTCCTACTGGAGGAGGAGGGGCCAGGACTTCAGCGTTCTCCTGGACTACGCTGACTTCAGAGAGCCCAGAGGAGGTGGTAACAATAGCAGGACAGAGGgggtgcagcagcagcagagacaggAG GTGCCCCCAGAGGACTGCCAGCAGCGTGAGAGGCAGTGTTGGGCAGCTCAGTCCCAAGCTCAGGCCCGCtccaggcagagagaggcagcacTGCAGCAGTGGAGGATGACCACCGTGGAGAGGAAGTGTCAGAGCCTGGGCACGGATGAGTGGCGGCCCACCGTGGTGAGCTTCGCGTGCCAGCTTTCAGACAGCGAGGGCGAGACGTGGTCTCAGGCTCAGGAGCAGTATCTGCAGCAGCGCCACCTCCGCATACCGGATGGCGCTGTGGTTGGAATGGGGCCCAGGAGCGAagggaaggcccagtctctgccCCGGATGCTGCAACCGGACAGCCTGCAGTATGTGGACATGTCTGGGTCTATTTGGTCTGGGCCTGGGCAGGACGTGTATAGGAGGGTCAACGGCCACCCAGGGTCTCATCACGACCCTTACAGCAGATATAACCATGACCAGGCCGGGGCAGGAAACAGGGACAGGTGGCCTGAGAACGACAGCAGACCCTCCAGTCAGGTTAGTATGGCTAGCCAGGTCAGCAAAGTGAGTCAGGCTTCTCAAGTACCAAAGGTCCGGTTCAGCCGTCCCCTGCGACCTCCGTCCTACGAGGTGCACCAGCAGACCCGGGGGAGCTCTGAAACGCTGTCAGGAGACCCAGCAGCAGCATCAACCCCCCAGCCCCAGGCCAGGGACAGAACCCCCCTTCCTCACCCAAGGATAGGTGACCCCAATCTGGACTATTGTACACATGATGGAGGGTCTGGCACGGAGCCTCCGGGGTATATCCCTCCCCCATCGTATCCCCCCAAGAGAGCTCCTCGACCTATGAGAGGGGGCCATGGAGGTCACAGGGGCTATGGAGAGGTTCCTGTCAACTACAG GTACCACCAGTTGTaccagcagcagcagaagcagcagaTGCGTGGGACCCCAGACCCCTGGTTCGGTAGCAGACACACCGGTGGCGGAGGTTCCTGGCCGGAGCctcacagagagaggagtgtgccCCACAGAAAGATGCACTACCCTGGCTACAGCAAGCAGCAGCACCAGCCGGGCCTGGGTCCTGGCGTCCAGTACATCCCCTTTGACGACCCACGCGTCCGACATGTCTCCGGGGGAGGAAACTCGTCTCTAGGCGGCGGAGGTAACTCCATGACGGACGCCGACAAGATCCGCCACATCCGTAACTTCACATCCTCCGAGCTTCCCAGTGTCACCGTGTCAGACCACTCGTCTGATGACAGTGCCTTTTTGTCCTCCACCTCCAAGGGGGCGCTGCCGCCACTTGCAAGCACGCCAGACTTGGCTAGTCTCATGCCGCTGAGGTCTGCTAGCGACTATGACAATGACAATAACAGGTggcagcaacaacagcagcactGTGATTTGCACAAAGAGACTGGCTCACTAGATAACTTCCCAGCTGCAACTTCCCAAAACTGTAACAGGTATAATCATAAACCAAACCAAGGTGGTCCCTCTGCCTTCCAGCCACCGGCTCCGGCTCCGTCGGTGCGTCACAGCTCCAGCTCAGACCAGGGCTTCTCGGAAACAACCATCACACAGGTGAAGAAGATAGTTCCAGGAGACTCAGGGGTAGACAACAACAACAGAAACTCTAAGAAGAAGTCTCACAGTGAGACCATATTCTGCCTGGTGTCTATCCCCATCCACATGCAACAAACCAATAAAGACTCAGCAGCAGACCAGAACAATAACGAGAAGATGCCTGCCAGTCTGCCAAGTATTCTGCCTATCGTGAGCGTCATCGCCACAGAAGACAACCAAAACACTGTGGTCCAATCCAAATCCGAGAATAGCCAAAGCCTCTGTAGCAAGTCGTTATCAGACATGGGTCTCAAACCCCCCTCCCACACCAGCAGCTTCACCTCAATGAGAAGTACCAGGAAGGGTCCTCTGAGGAAGGAGATAGTAGACACCTGGTCACTCCAGGCCAGTGCTGACAAGGAGCTGTGCTACGCCGGCTCCTGGCCCGGGGATCAATACAGGAACCAAGAGACCCAGACCAGCTCACCCGTGGTGGTGAAGGATCCTGGGGGTACAGGGGGGACAGGTCAGCCTCAGAGTCCCCCTggaggacagggtcagggaggacAGCCGGGGCAGGAGACAGGCCACCCGGCCTCCGACACCACCATGGACAGCGGTGTGGGCACAGACTGCAGCTCCGGCTCCTACGGTGTGGActatccaatgaagggccagaagAACCTCCACCCGTCCTGCAACAGCGCCTTCTCCCGTCTCAGTATCAGCCCGGTCCAGTCCCTGTCACTCCCACCCCAGCCTCCACCCTCTGGGCCTGGGGACGGGAGAGACCAACAGACCTCCACATCCAGGAAGACTggtactaccaccaccacctccaacaCCACCAAACCCCCAGTCAATGCCAGCGCTAACAGCCAGGGCCAGGTGGCGTTCGGCCAGTTCCTGCTTAAGCCGGTGAGCCGCCGGCCGTGGGACGCCATCGAGGAGCTGGAGAGTTTCAACAAGGCCGCAGGCGTAGATCTAGACCAGGTCCAGAAGAAACAGAAGGTCCAGCCCAGGAGACCCAGTGTGGACCAGTGTATAGACGACCTGGACGAGGTCTACAGGAACATCATGGAGCTGAGCGGAGaagacacacaacaacaacaacatcagcaCATAGCCTCTCCGCATCTGGATCCTGAGAGGGAGACGGTTAGCCTTCCAGACCAGCGCCTGAATAACAAACCCAACATCAACATCCCTACCATCAGGCCAAGGCTAGACAGCTGGGGCCCTGGCTCTACCATAGACCCAGACTACAGGGAGGTGAGGAGTGCCTTCTCCAGGCCCCAGCCCCAGAGCAGGACTAGCATCCTCAGACTGAAGAGAGAGGATATGGTTCCCACTGCCACCCTAACAGAGCCCACTGGCTTCAGAGACTACAACTCCCACAATGCACATGGTGACCCCAGGGTAACCTATGACTCCAGACTGACCTACAGGCAGGACCAGGAGCAGGACATCCCCGTCGCCAAGGAGTCTCTACTGAGGGACGTGGGGCTCACCGTTTACACAGAGGCCCCTGGAGGCCCCGTAGAGCAGGGCCAGCACTGTGGCCCCCCATTCACACTGATCACACCATTAGACCACAAGGAACTATGTCAGAATGTACAGCTATCaagggagagcagagacagagcatTTTTAACCAAGAACAACCaggttgaggttgtggacatcagtGATGGCAATAATAAGGAAGAGCTTGGCTCCACTAAAGTAGTGGAGGGGGGGAGGAAGGTAAAGATGGATAACGTGCCCATCGTGCCACCCAGATTTAGGGGGCATGAGCCCAATCTGAACATCCGCAGGACCCGGAGTGAGAACAGCAGGTCGCCCAGAGGGGAAGGGTCGCAGGGGATGCCACACACCGGCAGATTGACCAGGGAGGCAGCGTTTGCGTTCAAGGATGATGACTACAGATACAGTGACAGCTCCGATCCTCTGAGTTGGCGTAACGAGGCTACGTTGGCAGATATACACCTGGAGACCCTGCTGATCAAAGAGAAGGCAAACACCATGCCCACAGAGGACCTGAGTAATCTATATGAGGTGAAGTGTGCCAAGGGGATCCCTGAGAACGAGACAATGGAACAGAGAGCAGCCAGGATATTGGGGATAGACGTAGCCCCGGATTCACTGCAAGGGATGGtccagcagagagaggaggagaagagagaggaggagcagagagaggaggaggcgtCACTGCAGGGGGtcgtagaggagagagaggacaacagGCAGGAGTacagagaggatgagggagaaacTGTCAAAGGTGAAACACAGGAGcacagagacaacacagagaTTGAGAGCGAGACCCAGGAACTCAGTCCAGAAGGAGCACATGCTGTGGAATCACTGGGCGTGGTTGAACAGAAAGAGGAGGAGCACAGAGACAACCCAGAGAATGAGGACAAAACTCTAATAGGAGAAACACTGGAGCACAGTCCAGACGAAGACAGAGATACACAGCATGTGAGAAGACAGTACGAGCAAGTGATGAAGGTACAGGTATCCATGGTTACCTTGGGGGAGGAGACGACAGAagaagaggagacaggaggaggaccCAGTAAGGATGACAGCCTATCAGTATGTGAGGACAAACatgatggaggagacagagagagccaaaGCCACTCCTCCATGGTGCTGGACCTGCCAGAGTTTCCCCCCAGCAGCCTCCCCTTGTCACTTCCTGTGACCCCAGACGAGGAGCTGGCCCTTAGCTTGCTGAGTgtgggtggaggaggggagaggaaggggcaCATTGGTGGTGCCTCCCCCAGGCTCTCATCCTCTACGTCGCCAGGCTGCACAGAGAGCATGGCCCACATGGATGAGGTGTTCTCAGTCTCCTGCGTCCTTATCAGGAGTTTAGACTcaggagaggcagaggcagagcagGAGAAAGATGAAGGGATGAGCCaggcagagaagaagagagagagagaagagatggaagaGGACGAGTTGAGGATAGAGTCAGAGCCAGAGGGGAAAGAGATAGacagggcagacaagagagaagaTGATAGGAGAGTGTCCGGAGAGGAGAAAGAACTAGAGGAAGAGTTGAAAATAGAGGAGAAAGAGCAAGAGTTGACAATCAAGGTGGAGAAAGAGCTAAAGGTGAGAatggaggaggagaaaagggagagtcaggaggaagaggaaagagaagcgcatgaggaagagaaagagccagaggtgaaaagagaggaggagaggagtaaaaAGTCAGATGAAGAACAGCAACAGGAGGTTCGGCCAGAGCTGGTGTCCAGGCCAGTgaaacctcctctcctccccaagCCTGTCCCCATGCCTCGCAGTGGCACGGTGGCCAAAAGAGAGATCACCCTTCCCCTGAGCTTCAGTGTCTCTTCCTGTGGCTCCTCTACAACCTTAGAGGATGACGAGCTGCTCTTAG AATCCTATGATCCTAGTCGAGTGGAGAGAGTGTAG